A part of Melittangium boletus DSM 14713 genomic DNA contains:
- a CDS encoding Dauer Up-regulated translates to MSRPVDSSAGDAARRAAAEAARQAAEAARRAAEAAAQRAAAEQAARSQNAASTRTQGPTVQTPRDGFSARSTPGNQVRLDGAPPAPANANTPGANASPLPEKAEDLPSLFPELKNKPKEELEKAHASMKKLVEGDFSEQATALGELSAQFPEAKKALLDKLGVKDEKLVKLATDSTALKSLGTLTNKDASVADKAKAALELANSVGTIFKPEDLQGVLKTALDGLPAGAKLAEAIGAFTDPSKTGTDKAKAVLGLAESLKEFAGNTFPELANDLRKLDGPLRAVSAGITLLDPKASAKDKAVAAAQLAAEIPDLKSDLVGFKDALKQFKVKGADQAVDEGARLAEVAVKGLDPALASELTPAQLKGLEDIAQKVGPDELESVLQGIKDPKALEGLVGKLGELDGDAGKRLLKSLGGMEHGALAKALSDPGMLDQLGTLATKLDDEGAELIGKLAKDMDADGLKMLLKFTDGVDADVLKTGLKALGPALEEGGGKLVGKTLKVMDDVLGKLGVEVTAEVAGKVFKNLAKAIPLAGAVPGIIDAAAYGQKAAELHDKNKDLGFLAMVGAGLNGADAVVGTVLDFTGVGAAVDLGVGAGFAIAELALDIGFDAEMEKFNADPQNYEAPDWVKAVNLAGAAAMGPTGMASLAAYYGPEGAAELAQWGVEKSAKGAVALAEFAGVGTAELAGDGLHATAGFIHGLADVIRNPSKYGEAIANQARDAFNAALEKGGEIAAEAQKVLGNVIDEAKKLGEKGLETLEFIAQNPGKAAQMAVDGIKGMIEAGGELLKQGGEALLKKAGETLEGLQKGWETLTGVAREKAAELIESAQKGLESVVNKAVELGEKGLETLVWAASHPGEVADLAKKALTDVLAKGGELAQKAWEGIKSLGAQGLELAESTIKGLQAAGEKAVETLKYIAENPGEAAAKVRDWAGQTLSNMVRAGGEMAQEAATAIKDFVDRRVEWAKGFATDLLKDGVSAFKEVAKAWGENLTEGGKEILAALKDLGGAGVDALKDLASVGGQLAETAVGYLGDLAQMGIDAAKGALDGLAQLGGQIGELAGDAVDAVKNATNGEINVFGWEVDVNPLW, encoded by the coding sequence ATGTCCCGTCCCGTTGATTCCTCCGCTGGTGATGCCGCCCGTCGTGCCGCGGCGGAAGCAGCCCGTCAGGCGGCGGAAGCAGCTCGCCGGGCCGCGGAAGCCGCCGCCCAGAGGGCCGCCGCGGAACAGGCCGCCCGGAGCCAGAACGCCGCGTCCACCCGGACCCAGGGCCCCACCGTCCAGACGCCCCGCGATGGGTTCTCCGCCCGCTCCACCCCGGGCAACCAGGTTCGTCTGGATGGCGCTCCCCCCGCGCCCGCCAATGCCAATACCCCGGGAGCCAACGCCTCTCCCTTGCCGGAGAAGGCCGAGGATCTTCCCTCGCTCTTCCCCGAGCTGAAGAACAAGCCCAAGGAGGAGCTGGAGAAGGCCCACGCGTCGATGAAGAAGCTCGTGGAGGGCGACTTCTCGGAGCAGGCCACCGCTCTGGGCGAGCTCTCCGCGCAATTCCCCGAGGCGAAGAAGGCCCTCCTCGACAAGCTCGGCGTCAAGGACGAGAAGCTCGTCAAGCTGGCCACCGACTCCACCGCGCTCAAGTCGCTGGGGACGCTGACCAACAAGGACGCGTCCGTGGCCGACAAGGCCAAGGCCGCGCTGGAGCTGGCCAACAGCGTCGGGACGATCTTCAAGCCCGAGGATCTCCAGGGCGTGCTCAAGACGGCGCTCGACGGACTTCCCGCGGGCGCGAAGCTGGCCGAGGCCATCGGGGCCTTCACGGATCCCTCGAAGACGGGCACGGACAAGGCCAAGGCGGTGCTGGGGCTCGCCGAGTCCCTCAAGGAGTTCGCGGGCAACACCTTCCCCGAGCTCGCCAATGATCTGCGCAAGCTGGACGGTCCCCTGCGTGCCGTCAGCGCGGGCATCACGCTGCTGGACCCCAAGGCCTCCGCCAAGGACAAGGCCGTGGCCGCCGCCCAGCTCGCCGCGGAGATCCCCGACCTCAAGTCGGACCTCGTGGGTTTCAAGGACGCGCTCAAGCAGTTCAAGGTGAAGGGCGCCGACCAGGCCGTCGACGAGGGCGCGCGCCTGGCCGAGGTCGCGGTGAAGGGGTTGGATCCGGCGCTGGCCAGCGAGCTGACCCCCGCGCAGCTCAAGGGGCTGGAGGACATCGCCCAGAAGGTGGGCCCCGACGAACTCGAGAGCGTGCTCCAGGGCATCAAGGATCCCAAGGCCCTCGAGGGCCTCGTGGGCAAGCTGGGCGAGCTGGATGGCGACGCCGGCAAGCGGCTGCTCAAGTCGCTGGGCGGCATGGAGCATGGCGCGCTGGCCAAGGCGCTCTCCGATCCGGGCATGCTCGATCAGCTCGGCACGCTGGCCACCAAGCTCGATGACGAGGGCGCCGAGCTCATTGGCAAGCTGGCCAAGGACATGGACGCCGATGGCCTGAAGATGCTGTTGAAGTTCACCGACGGCGTCGACGCGGACGTGCTCAAGACGGGGCTCAAGGCCCTGGGTCCCGCGCTGGAGGAGGGCGGCGGCAAGCTGGTCGGCAAGACCCTGAAGGTGATGGACGACGTGCTCGGCAAGCTGGGCGTGGAGGTCACCGCCGAGGTCGCAGGCAAGGTCTTCAAGAACCTGGCGAAGGCCATCCCGCTGGCGGGTGCCGTGCCCGGCATCATCGACGCGGCGGCCTACGGGCAGAAGGCCGCGGAGCTCCATGACAAGAACAAGGACCTTGGCTTCCTGGCGATGGTGGGCGCGGGTCTCAACGGCGCGGACGCGGTGGTCGGCACGGTGCTGGACTTCACCGGCGTGGGCGCGGCGGTGGACCTGGGCGTGGGCGCGGGTTTCGCCATCGCCGAGCTGGCGCTGGACATCGGCTTCGACGCGGAGATGGAGAAGTTCAACGCGGATCCCCAGAACTACGAGGCGCCGGACTGGGTGAAGGCCGTCAACCTGGCGGGTGCCGCCGCGATGGGGCCCACGGGCATGGCCTCGCTCGCGGCCTACTACGGGCCGGAGGGTGCCGCCGAGCTGGCCCAGTGGGGCGTGGAGAAGAGCGCCAAGGGCGCGGTGGCGCTGGCGGAGTTCGCCGGGGTCGGGACCGCCGAGCTGGCGGGGGACGGGCTCCATGCGACCGCGGGCTTCATCCACGGGCTCGCCGATGTCATCCGCAACCCGTCCAAGTACGGGGAGGCGATCGCCAACCAGGCCCGTGACGCGTTCAACGCCGCCCTGGAGAAGGGCGGAGAGATCGCCGCGGAGGCCCAGAAGGTCCTCGGCAATGTCATCGACGAGGCGAAGAAGCTGGGCGAGAAGGGCCTGGAGACCTTGGAGTTCATCGCCCAGAACCCGGGCAAGGCCGCGCAGATGGCGGTCGATGGCATCAAGGGGATGATCGAGGCCGGCGGCGAGCTCCTGAAGCAGGGGGGCGAGGCGCTGCTCAAGAAGGCGGGCGAGACGCTCGAGGGGCTCCAGAAGGGCTGGGAGACCCTGACGGGCGTGGCCCGTGAGAAGGCCGCCGAGCTCATCGAGAGCGCCCAGAAGGGGCTCGAGTCGGTGGTCAACAAGGCCGTGGAGCTGGGCGAGAAGGGCCTGGAGACGCTGGTCTGGGCGGCCTCGCACCCGGGCGAGGTGGCCGACCTGGCCAAGAAGGCCCTCACGGACGTGCTCGCCAAGGGCGGCGAGCTGGCCCAGAAGGCGTGGGAGGGCATCAAGAGCCTGGGCGCCCAGGGTCTCGAACTCGCGGAGAGCACCATCAAGGGGCTGCAGGCCGCGGGGGAGAAGGCGGTGGAGACGCTCAAGTACATCGCCGAGAACCCGGGCGAGGCCGCCGCGAAGGTGCGCGACTGGGCGGGTCAGACGCTCTCCAACATGGTCCGCGCGGGCGGCGAGATGGCCCAGGAGGCCGCTACGGCCATCAAGGACTTCGTCGACCGTCGCGTGGAGTGGGCCAAGGGCTTCGCCACGGATCTCCTGAAGGACGGCGTGAGTGCCTTCAAGGAAGTCGCCAAGGCGTGGGGAGAGAACCTCACCGAGGGAGGCAAGGAGATCCTCGCCGCGCTCAAGGACCTGGGCGGCGCGGGCGTGGATGCGCTCAAGGACCTGGCCAGCGTGGGCGGTCAGTTGGCGGAGACGGCGGTGGGCTACCTGGGCGACCTGGCTCAGATGGGCATCGACGCGGCCAAGGGCGCGCTCGACGGTCTCGCGCAGCTCGGTGGGCAGATTGGCGAGCTGGCGGGCGATGCCGTCGATGCCGTGAAGAACGCCACCAACGGCGAGATCAACGTCTTCGGCTGGGAAGTGGACGTCAACCCGCTCTGGTAA
- a CDS encoding ABC transporter substrate-binding protein: MTDYIARRSLDKYLFIPHLFQGFPEIKEALISNRVQAGFLVAPLAVALRSQGVPIKIVYLGHRYGSAAVVKKDGPVKTVADLKGKTVAIPSRFSDERLLLSRALDQNGLKPGDVRVVEMTPPDVAGALASNAIDGFVMGEPFPSQAELGGHGRVLFQAREYWPDYMSCVLVVRDEVIQRRPEAVQVLVDGIARSGLWLDAGQPEREYAAEFVGRYYYNQPPSLLKWALTKPLDRVTFNPLMPRRDDFDLVVRLMLEHQLIDKPLAFEEYVDPRFAEGAAHETAWDYPVGAGRLDPEAADD, translated from the coding sequence GTGACCGACTACATCGCCCGCCGTTCGCTCGATAAGTACCTGTTCATCCCCCATCTGTTTCAGGGGTTCCCGGAGATCAAGGAGGCGTTGATCTCCAATCGGGTGCAGGCGGGTTTCCTGGTCGCTCCCCTGGCCGTGGCCCTGCGGTCGCAGGGCGTCCCCATCAAGATCGTCTACCTCGGACACCGCTACGGCAGCGCGGCGGTGGTCAAGAAGGACGGCCCCGTGAAGACGGTGGCCGACCTGAAGGGGAAGACCGTGGCCATTCCCAGCCGGTTCTCGGACGAGCGGCTGCTGCTCTCGCGCGCGCTCGACCAGAACGGGCTGAAGCCGGGAGACGTGCGCGTCGTGGAGATGACGCCTCCCGACGTGGCGGGGGCGCTGGCGTCCAACGCCATTGACGGGTTCGTCATGGGCGAGCCCTTCCCCTCGCAGGCGGAGCTGGGGGGCCATGGCCGCGTCCTCTTCCAGGCCCGTGAGTACTGGCCGGACTACATGTCCTGTGTGCTGGTGGTGCGCGACGAGGTCATCCAGCGGCGGCCCGAGGCGGTCCAGGTCCTGGTGGATGGAATCGCCCGATCGGGGCTGTGGCTGGACGCGGGTCAACCCGAGCGCGAGTACGCCGCCGAGTTCGTCGGGCGCTACTACTACAACCAACCGCCCTCCCTGCTGAAATGGGCGCTGACGAAGCCGTTGGATCGGGTGACGTTCAATCCGCTGATGCCCCGCAGGGACGACTTCGATCTCGTGGTGCGCCTGATGCTGGAGCACCAGCTCATCGACAAGCCGCTCGCCTTCGAGGAGTACGTGGACCCGCGCTTCGCGGAGGGCGCCGCCCATGAGACGGCGTGGGATTACCCGGTGGGGGCTGGCAGATTGGACCCGGAGGCGGCGGACGACTGA
- a CDS encoding ABC transporter permease, translating into MKTSRGVPGLLLPAAVGALLLLLWHEGVKLSGTIVIPTPLQVLRGLEELARQGRLMTYAGDSLVRVLSGYTLAVLLGIPAGLMMGLHTPSARVAGPLVQVLRPISPLAWSPVAILLFGVADSATRFLIFLSALFPIVAYTREAVQRVPGIYLRAGRNLGLGRVAMLRRVIFPAILPSVLTGLRITLGIAWLVVVAAEMLGTDSGLGYLIIDARNAGKRYDLVIGGMLLIGGIGLGLDLAMRQIERARAVRWAFHRED; encoded by the coding sequence ATGAAGACCTCGCGCGGAGTCCCTGGCCTCTTGTTGCCCGCCGCCGTGGGGGCCTTGCTGTTGCTGCTCTGGCACGAGGGGGTGAAGCTCTCCGGGACGATCGTCATCCCCACCCCCCTCCAGGTCCTGCGCGGACTGGAGGAGCTCGCCCGGCAGGGCCGCCTGATGACGTACGCCGGGGATTCGCTCGTGCGCGTGTTGTCGGGCTACACCCTCGCGGTGCTCCTGGGCATTCCGGCCGGGTTGATGATGGGGCTGCACACGCCCAGCGCCCGCGTGGCCGGGCCGCTCGTCCAGGTGCTGCGGCCCATCAGCCCCCTGGCCTGGAGCCCCGTGGCCATCCTCCTCTTCGGCGTGGCCGATTCGGCGACCCGCTTCCTCATCTTCCTGTCCGCCCTGTTCCCCATCGTGGCGTACACACGGGAGGCCGTGCAGCGCGTTCCCGGCATCTATCTCCGGGCGGGCCGGAATCTCGGCCTGGGCCGGGTGGCGATGCTTCGTCGCGTCATCTTCCCCGCGATCCTGCCCTCCGTGCTCACCGGGCTGCGAATCACCCTGGGCATCGCCTGGCTGGTGGTGGTCGCCGCCGAGATGCTGGGGACCGACTCGGGCCTGGGCTACCTCATCATCGACGCGCGCAACGCGGGCAAGCGCTATGATCTCGTCATCGGCGGCATGCTGCTCATCGGCGGCATCGGGCTCGGGCTGGACCTGGCCATGCGCCAAATCGAACGGGCTCGCGCGGTGCGCTGGGCCTTCCATCGGGAGGATTGA
- a CDS encoding ABC transporter ATP-binding protein — protein MTSPVKLRVRGVSVSYPVDGQPREVLTPVDFECREGEFVCLLGPSGCGKSTLLNVIGGFLAPTRGQVLIDGQPVTRPDPRRIFVSQERGVFPWLTVEENIGFGLSDWPAAQREQRVEHYMTMVGLAGSARAYPSELSGGMKQRLELARALAVNPDMLLLDESFNALDAITRHTLRQELLRLWTAERKTILFVTHDLDEAVQLADRVLVMSARPGRIQRVIAIDLPHPRDIASLEYLQYRRQLLDELGLAHRI, from the coding sequence ATGACGAGCCCGGTCAAGCTGCGGGTGCGGGGGGTCTCGGTCTCCTACCCCGTGGACGGGCAGCCGCGCGAGGTGCTCACCCCCGTGGACTTCGAGTGCCGCGAAGGCGAGTTCGTCTGTCTGCTCGGCCCCTCCGGATGTGGCAAGTCCACGCTGCTCAACGTCATCGGCGGGTTCTTGGCGCCCACCCGAGGACAGGTGCTCATCGATGGACAACCGGTCACCCGGCCCGATCCGCGACGCATCTTCGTGTCCCAGGAGCGCGGCGTGTTCCCCTGGCTCACGGTGGAGGAGAACATCGGTTTTGGTTTGAGTGACTGGCCCGCGGCCCAGCGCGAGCAGCGGGTCGAGCACTACATGACGATGGTGGGACTCGCGGGCTCCGCGCGGGCCTACCCCTCGGAGCTGTCCGGCGGCATGAAGCAGCGGCTCGAGCTCGCGCGAGCCCTCGCGGTCAACCCGGACATGCTCCTGCTGGACGAGTCCTTCAACGCGCTCGATGCCATCACCCGTCACACCTTGCGTCAGGAATTGCTGCGGCTGTGGACCGCCGAGCGCAAGACCATCCTCTTCGTGACCCATGACCTCGACGAAGCCGTGCAGCTCGCGGACCGCGTGCTGGTCATGTCGGCCCGGCCAGGGCGCATCCAGCGGGTGATCGCCATCGACCTGCCCCACCCCCGCGACATCGCCTCCCTGGAATACCTCCAGTACCGGCGCCAACTGCTCGATGAGCTCGGCCTGGCCCATCGGATATGA
- a CDS encoding ABC transporter permease, with product MMAMGGPHRIRHAAGPWLGLALFVLAWELALEVSHVRWLPRPWEVLLGILELLRRGVLFKHVVASLFRVTWGFLLAVGVALPLGFVLGWNRPASRALSPFVQMLRPISPLAWIPLSILWWGVGDLSAIFIIFIASAPPLTLAAMNAVRNVPAVYVNAGRNFGLSPPRLFQRILLPAALPELLSGMRLTLGISWLVVVAAEMLAVNSGLGYLIVDSRNAGNRYDLVVAGMVFIGLIGLALDQAMAHVARRAMHRRDLIGEEGA from the coding sequence ATGATGGCCATGGGCGGTCCGCACCGGATTCGACACGCGGCGGGGCCCTGGCTGGGGCTCGCCCTGTTCGTCCTGGCCTGGGAGCTCGCGCTGGAGGTCTCCCATGTGCGATGGCTGCCGCGGCCCTGGGAGGTGCTGCTCGGCATCCTGGAGCTCCTGCGCCGGGGGGTGCTGTTCAAGCACGTCGTCGCCTCCTTGTTCCGGGTGACCTGGGGTTTCCTGCTCGCGGTGGGAGTCGCCCTGCCCCTGGGCTTCGTCCTGGGCTGGAACCGCCCCGCGAGCCGTGCCCTGAGCCCCTTCGTCCAGATGCTCCGGCCCATCAGCCCCCTGGCATGGATCCCCCTGTCCATTCTCTGGTGGGGCGTGGGAGACCTGTCGGCGATCTTCATCATCTTCATCGCCTCCGCGCCGCCGCTGACGCTGGCCGCCATGAACGCGGTCCGCAACGTGCCCGCGGTCTATGTGAACGCCGGACGCAACTTCGGATTGAGCCCCCCGAGGCTCTTCCAGCGCATCCTCTTGCCCGCCGCCCTGCCCGAGCTTCTCTCCGGAATGCGCCTGACGTTGGGCATCTCCTGGCTCGTGGTGGTGGCGGCGGAGATGCTCGCCGTGAACTCTGGCCTGGGGTACCTCATCGTGGACTCACGCAACGCGGGCAATCGGTATGACCTGGTGGTCGCGGGCATGGTGTTCATCGGCCTCATCGGCCTGGCGCTCGACCAGGCGATGGCGCACGTGGCCCGCCGGGCCATGCACCGTCGGGATCTGATCGGCGAGGAGGGCGCATGA
- a CDS encoding DUF2267 domain-containing protein encodes MTRDEILSRVAERMGLSRQEDAEPVVRTVLESIGERLSGPMRQALAEDLPSLQAENPPSEEPSVDFPLADLHERVSLRADVRIGQAVEFTAVVCQVLAEALTPGTLHRLREALPAPVSALFTPRQRSERFEHVHHDPGRHTLAEGRPGSRHPLSEARPERAHSDSVARSDNPHEETKLSSATGLTQERQHETLATGRPAAVHDPHDER; translated from the coding sequence ATGACACGTGATGAAATCCTGTCCCGGGTGGCCGAGCGCATGGGGCTGTCTCGCCAGGAGGACGCGGAGCCCGTCGTCCGCACGGTCCTCGAAAGCATCGGCGAGCGATTGAGCGGACCCATGCGCCAGGCGCTGGCGGAGGACCTTCCTTCCCTCCAGGCCGAGAACCCTCCAAGCGAAGAGCCGTCCGTCGACTTTCCCCTGGCGGACCTTCATGAGCGGGTGTCCCTCCGCGCCGACGTCCGGATCGGACAGGCCGTGGAGTTCACCGCCGTCGTCTGTCAGGTCCTCGCGGAGGCGCTGACTCCGGGAACACTCCACCGGCTGCGCGAGGCCTTGCCCGCCCCGGTGAGCGCCCTCTTCACACCCAGACAGCGGAGCGAACGGTTCGAGCACGTCCACCATGACCCGGGCCGCCATACCCTCGCCGAGGGAAGGCCAGGAAGCCGGCATCCCTTGTCCGAGGCCCGTCCCGAGAGAGCCCATTCCGACTCCGTGGCGCGCTCGGACAATCCGCACGAGGAGACGAAGCTCTCCAGCGCCACCGGCCTCACCCAGGAGCGGCAACACGAAACGCTCGCGACGGGACGTCCAGCGGCCGTCCACGACCCCCATGACGAGCGTTGA
- a CDS encoding YeiH family protein, with translation MLIPLGAALSLMPFMSTGVALLSGVLVALGVGNPYGELTRRATHTLLALAVVGLGAGMDLRVVVAVGAHGVLYTVTGIAVCLLLGALLARMLGVSREAGLLISIGTAICGGSAIAAVVPVLRPKEQEVTVALGTVFLLNAVALFVFPAVGHAVGLDAHQFGLWSALAIHDTSSVVGASMQYGPKALEVATSVKLARALWIVPLTVAVGMWRRRTGGAVPRGKASRPWFILGFIVAAALVTWMPVLQPAGHLLAALSQRALVLTLFLIGANLTRSAVRAVGVRPLAQGLGLWGCMASLSLGAIAFHLIA, from the coding sequence GTGCTCATTCCCCTGGGGGCGGCGCTCAGCCTCATGCCCTTCATGTCCACGGGGGTCGCGTTGTTGTCGGGAGTGCTGGTGGCCTTGGGGGTGGGCAATCCGTATGGGGAACTCACCCGCCGTGCCACGCACACCCTGCTGGCGCTCGCGGTGGTGGGTCTGGGGGCTGGCATGGACCTGCGCGTGGTGGTGGCCGTGGGGGCCCACGGGGTCCTCTATACGGTGACGGGCATCGCCGTGTGCCTGCTGTTGGGGGCCTTGCTGGCGCGGATGCTGGGGGTCTCTCGGGAGGCGGGCCTGCTCATCAGCATCGGCACGGCCATTTGTGGGGGGAGCGCCATCGCCGCGGTGGTGCCCGTGCTGCGTCCCAAGGAGCAGGAAGTGACCGTCGCGCTGGGGACGGTGTTCCTGCTCAACGCGGTGGCGCTCTTCGTCTTCCCCGCGGTGGGGCACGCGGTGGGGCTGGATGCCCATCAGTTCGGGCTGTGGAGCGCGCTGGCCATCCACGACACCAGCTCCGTGGTGGGCGCGTCCATGCAGTACGGCCCGAAGGCGCTGGAGGTGGCCACCTCGGTGAAGCTGGCGAGGGCCTTGTGGATCGTCCCCCTGACGGTGGCGGTGGGGATGTGGCGGCGCCGGACGGGCGGGGCGGTACCGCGGGGCAAGGCGAGCAGGCCCTGGTTCATCCTGGGCTTCATCGTGGCGGCGGCGCTCGTCACCTGGATGCCGGTGCTCCAGCCCGCGGGGCACCTGCTGGCCGCCCTGTCCCAGCGAGCGCTGGTGCTGACGCTGTTCCTCATTGGCGCCAACCTCACCCGGAGCGCCGTCCGTGCGGTCGGCGTGCGGCCTCTGGCGCAGGGCCTGGGGCTGTGGGGGTGCATGGCCAGCCTGAGTCTGGGCGCCATTGCCTTCCACCTCATCGCTTGA